GAGATCAGGGATCGGTACGTTCGGTACATAGAAGTCTTATACATAGTTCTTCTATGTACATCAAGGATAAAGTCGGGACGTCCACCTCGTTTCCGAGTTTTCCTGAATGAGACAAGGCCATCTCGTTTACAACTAGATCAAACAGAGAAACGAGGTGGACGTCCCGGACATTAAGGAAATCCATGCAGACCAACAAAAGTGTCTTTTTGTTTAGATCCAAATTCCGGGTCCCTTTTCTGCCGCCAAGCACGTTTCTGATGCCTTCAATTGCAGTGTTTGTTTTGTTGCACCCGTTATTTGTCGTGGTCCGACCCCAATGCCGCAAAGATTGCTGGATTAAACGAGGTGCACAAGCAGATACGAATTTTCAAAATTATTGACAGAGGTGGAGTATTCTGTCAGTCTCCTATCGACGATCGATGGGGAGACATGAAACAGAATTCGAAACCTGATTTCCTTCCGGGCACGCTCGAAATGCTCGTTTTGAAGACGCTCAGCCGCGGCGCCAACCACGGCTGGGGCATCGCGCAACATATCCAGCAGGTCTCCCAGGGCGCGCTGCGGACCGGCGAAGGCTCGCTCTACCCGGCGCTGCAACGCCTGCTGCTGGACGGGTACGTCGAAGCCGAATGGGGCGCCTCGGAAAACAACCGCCGGGCGCGATACTATCGGATCACGCCGGCGGGCCGCAAACGGCTGGCGGCGGAGAAGCGCAGCTTCGACTCCCTGCTGGCCGCCATAGCGCGAGTAATGGAGGATTCTGCGTGAGACTCCGGAATCGCATACGCTACCTGGCGCGCCGTCGCCGGCTCGACGCCGACCTTGCCGAGGAGCTTCGGCTTCACCGCGAAATGGCGGAGAACGCTGCCCTGCGTGCGGGCGCCACCCCCGAGGGCGCCAGGCGCGAAGCGAACCTGGCATTCGGAAGCGAGGCGATCGCCCTCGAAGACAGCCGCGCCGTGTGGCGTTTTGCCTGGATCGAGTCCGTGGCGCAGGACGTGCGCTTCGCGCTGCGCGGTTTTCGCAGAACCCCGGGCTTCGCGCTGACCGTGATCTGCACGCTGGCCCTGGGGTTGGGAATGCTGGCGACCGCCTTCAGCGTGTTCAACGCCCTGGTGCTGCGGCCTTTCGCGGTGAAGGAACCCTACTCGCTGTATTCGTTCCTCGGCTGGGGTGAGACAAAGGGACAATACCAGACGCGGCCGTTCAGCTGGAGCGCGTTCAAGGATTTCCGCCGGCGGAACGGGGCATTCTCCGATGTCCTGGGTTTCGCCGACGTGGACTCCGGGACGGAGACGATTAAGTCCGTGCAGGCGGTCACGGGCAACTATTTCACCATGCTGGGCGGGCGCATCTGTATGGGCCGCCCGATCCTGGAAAGCGACGACGTGCCGGGCGACACCGTAGCCGTGGCCAGCTTCGCCGCCTGGAAAAGCGTGCTCGGCGCCGACCCCAACGCGGTGGGACGCACAGTGCGGCTCGGCAACAAGCCCGTCGAGGTGGTCGGCGTCGCTTGCCCGGAGTTCAACGGTCTCGAGGAAAGGCGCATCGATTTCTGGGTTTCGCTGCCGCTTTCCGGCGTTTTCGACCTTTCCCGCGGGACGGAGCCCGAGGAGTTGTCCGTGGTGGGACGTCTCAGGCCCGGGATGACGCGGGAAGGCGCCGAGGCGGCATTGGCGGCTTATGGCCGCCAGGTCTATCCCACCTGGCGGTACGGGAAGCAGCCGGAGAGCGCAACGCTTCAGCAGAGCGCGTCCATTTATCAGCTCAACCGGGACAGCATCCAGGTGTTCTTGCCGGTCTTCGCCGCCTTCGGGCTGATCTTACTGATCGCCTGCGCAAACGTTTCCAACATGATGCTGGCGCGCGGACTGGCGCGGCAGCGCGAAATCGGAATCCGCATCGCGCTCGGCGCGGGCCGCGCGAGAATGCTCCGCCAGCTCCTGACGGAGGGGCTGCTGCTGGCGGTTCCGGCCGCGGTGGCGGCCTACTGGGTGGCCCACGGCGTCATCCGGGCCGCGTTCTGGCTTCAAGTTAACGTTCTGCATATAACCAACAACAGATGGCAACTCACGCTCTGGAACAGCGCGCCGGACTGGCGGGTGTTCGTCTTTCTGCTGGGAATCGCCAGCGCAGCAACGCTCGTATTCGGCCTGGTTCCCGCCCTCCACACGCTGCGCTCCCGTCTGGTGGAGGTGAATCGCGGCGAATTCGCCGACTACCGCCCCGCCCGCCTGCGCAGCGCGCTGGTGGTCGCGCAGGTGACGGTGTGCGCGCTGCTCCTGATATCGGCGGGAGTGACGCTGCGCGGTGAACGGCGTATCGTCTCACAAGATGTTGGTGCCGATATGGGCGGAGTCTTCACGATCATGCCCATACGCAGGGTCTCGGATTCCGACCTAATCTCCGGCTCGACAGTGGGCCGAATTATGTTGGAACGGCTGACATCGCTTCCGGAGAAGGAACCGGTGGGCGTTTGCCGCTTCGCTCCGGGGCAAAAGTGGTCACCGAGATGGAAGCAGCCGAAATTCAAGAGCGGAACCCGAATCGCCGGCATACCGTTCAATCGGGTTTCGCCGGAGTACTTCAACATCCTCCGCGTGCCGATTCGCGGGCGGAATTTCTCTACGGAGGAGGCTGAGACCGAAGCGCCGGTGGCGATTGTCAGCGAAGCCGCGGCCCAGCGTCTCTGGTTCCGCGGCGATGCGTTGGGACAGTTGCTGGATCTTTCGGAGCAGGGAGAATCGAAGCCATTGGGTGAACCGCCCTTTCGCTTCGTGCGGGTAGTGGGCGTCGTGCGGGATTCGCGCTTTCTTTTGGATACGGACGGGCCCGATGGACGGGCGCAAGGCGTGGTTTATTTCCCAGCCGGGCTGCGAACACAGAGCTACTCTATGATCATCGTGCGGATGACCGGCGACCCCAATTCCGGGCGCCGCACGCTGGAAAAGGCGCTGAATGAGGTGGTGCGCCTACCTAACGGCGCGTTGAATCCTGTGCAAACGTCGTTGGACAGGTACCTATACCCCTACCGGGCGTTGCTCGCGATCGCCGGATTTCTGGGCGCGCTGGCGCTGGCGCTGACCGTCTCCGGCATTTTCGGCGTGTGCTCGTACACGGTTGCGCAGCGAAGGAAGGAATTCGGAATTCGAATGGCGCTGGGAGCGGGCCAGGCGCGCGTGACAGGCATGGTGCTGTGGCAGTCATTGCGGCTGGTTGCGGTTGGCGCGGGCCTCGGCACGGTGGCAGCGCTGGCGTTGGCGCGGGTGACAGCCCATTACGGCTGGTACCGGGCCGGGATTACCTTCTCCATGACGCAACTCGACGTTTTCGATCCGGCCGGCTATATCGCCGGCGCTCTGGTGGTAATAGCCGCGGCGATCGCTTCAGCGTGGGTGCCGGCAAAACGGGCCGTGAGCGTGGAGCCCGTGCAAACGCTGCGTTGCGATTGAGGAGAGTGACGGGCGCGAAGGGCGGGAAATTGGGGACGTTCAACTCGTTGTCCGTTTTTGACCTGAATCCAAAAAGGACTTGGACACCCATCGTTTGTTTTGGAAAAATGGCTGTCCATTTCTTCGTTGTTAACGTCCGACGAAGATGGGTTTCTCCCAGCACGATCACATGGTTGAGGCAGTCGCGCCGCACCGTCCCAAGTGGGCGCTCAGCGAAAGGATTTGCCAAGGGCTCCGCGGCGCGGTGATGACTTCTTCAATACCCATCGCCTTCACGCGCTCTCTGAAATCTTTCCCGTAGACTCCGTCACGATCCCGCAGCAAAAACCGAGGCTCGGTCCCGTCAGGAAACGCCTGGATAATCTGCTCCGCCGTCCAAAGCGCTGTGGGATGTTCAGTCACGTTGAAGTGTACGACGCGTCGGCGTTGGTGAGCCGGGACAATCAACACAAATAGGACTCGAAACGTCGCCGTGGGCACTACGAGAAAATCGATCGAAACCAGGTCCTTGAGATGATTGTCCAGGAATGCGCGCCAGCTTTGTGATGGCGGTTTCTTCCTCTTCGGCATGCGCCGGGCGACAGTCCGCTCCGAGATGTCCATCCCGAGTTTCAGCAGTTCGCCGTGAATTCGCGGGCTCCCCCAAAGCGGATTGGCCAACGCAATCTTCCGGATCAAATCCCTGATCTCTTTCCCGGTTCCCGGACGGCCGGTGCGGTTTTCTCTCGACCGCCGCGTCCAATAAGGAGCAAACCCTTTCCGATGCCATCGAACGACCGTATCCGGCTTAACGACGATCAACGATTCCTGCCAGTTTTTCCACATTCGGGAGAGCCAGAGCCAGAATAGCCGATCCGTTTTCCGCAGGCGCCGGCGGGGGTGAGTCCGAGCCAGAATAGCAAGCTGTTGTCGCAGGGCTAGGTTTTCGAGGGCCAATTCGCGTCGATCCCTGAACAGACATCTGAGAGAGGCTATCAGATAAAAGAGGGTTTCCATCATGGATGCCAAGGCTGCCAGCTTGAGACAAAAACGTCAACGTTTTCAATGCGGACGGGGTTTTGGCAAAGGACGGGTGACCCAAATGGTCACAGACAATGAATACCGCCTGAACCAAACGCCCACAATTGACGCAGGAGGTTTCTACGACCCTGCACGGAGGTGACATCATGAAAAAAAGACCATCAGTGTTCTTTGCCGTCTTGAGCATCGTCGTAATTGCCTTTCCGACTATCTGCTCCGCACAAGTTTTTGGTGCTGGAGCAGGAGCTGAATCTCAGAACTCCAAGCCAAGGCTCGACCTTAACCGGGAGTCCGTACTCACGGTGAATTTGAGAGAGGATTTGGTGGAGATCTCGCCAGGCGGGGGAATCCGCTCCGCATCTGGTGGAGGTGGCGGGGTAGGGGGGCTGAAGGTTGGCCACACGAGCAAGTCGGGATTTGGATTGAACGGATTGCTGATTGGTGTGGATGCTAAACTCGCGCAGTTGGATGCAAATGGCATGGTGTTTGAAATAACAATTACTGACAGGAATATCAGCCGAGTGCTATTGACCAAAACTCTGCCGCTGAAGAACTACGAAGAAGGCATTGTAGAACTGGCTACCAGCGTTGCCAGTGAAAAGAGGCTTGCTGTTCGGCTCATTCCAACAATTCAAGTAAAAGATCCTGTGTTGGATTATCCTGCGTTGATAAAGACATTTGGGTCTTCCGACAGCATGTGGAACAAGAACTATAACGAACTCCTTAACAGAGGTGGAGGACTATCCAGCATTGAAGATTTAAACGGGAGGATTCTCCAGTTTGTGAGTTTCTAGAGCCCGGTGACGGGGCTCCTGTTGCTCTCATATCGTCCGTTCCCTGGGGCGGTGGTTGCAGGGTACATTCAAGGGAAAAAATTAATCTTCGAATGGGGCGGTGATGTATATGAATGGACTTCGATAGACCAGCCATTCTTGCCTGATGGCAGATGGGCGGTGTACGTTTGGCAGGCGGATCCCACGCCTGCGCCAACGAACTCCGTAGGAGCCTTTTCATCCGATCCGGGCAATCTGTCCGGATACGTAGCCAGATATCACGACCGCATCAAGAAATAGACGTTTCGCGCGCCGTCCCCTTCCCGTGTAAGAGGTCGGGAAGGGGATTGGGTCTTCCTGTTCCACTTGCCAGCCTTTTGAGGCTTCGAGAGATTGAATCTCATCTGAGAGATCAGGTCAAGCAGTGAGTTCTAAGGTCTGCTACTGCACGAGGCAGGACTGTATAAACTCATGGCATCAGGGAAAGGTGCGCCTATAGGGATCTCGACCGACGAGAATTCCTGAACTGCATCTGCAATACACTGACTGTGCCGGGCACATAGGAAGGACAAGCTGGCTACTGTTCTCACCCTCCGGGCGCACCCCCCTGCAGGCAGGCCCCTCCACTGCTGATAAGATGCAATATCCGAACCGGGAAGAACCCGGCTGGAAGGGAATCTCCAGAAGGCCGTCTTTCAATCGGCATCTCATTCGCACTCTCATCGAAAATATGCGGCATTGGGCCGGAAGCCGGCGCTCCCGGGGAGAAAAATCGCTAAAATTGCGGCCGCTGAGTTAAGATGGGGGTGGCTTCACATGCGATGCATCGTCGCGGTTT
This portion of the Terriglobia bacterium genome encodes:
- a CDS encoding PadR family transcriptional regulator, with amino-acid sequence MKQNSKPDFLPGTLEMLVLKTLSRGANHGWGIAQHIQQVSQGALRTGEGSLYPALQRLLLDGYVEAEWGASENNRRARYYRITPAGRKRLAAEKRSFDSLLAAIARVMEDSA
- a CDS encoding ADOP family duplicated permease codes for the protein MRLRNRIRYLARRRRLDADLAEELRLHREMAENAALRAGATPEGARREANLAFGSEAIALEDSRAVWRFAWIESVAQDVRFALRGFRRTPGFALTVICTLALGLGMLATAFSVFNALVLRPFAVKEPYSLYSFLGWGETKGQYQTRPFSWSAFKDFRRRNGAFSDVLGFADVDSGTETIKSVQAVTGNYFTMLGGRICMGRPILESDDVPGDTVAVASFAAWKSVLGADPNAVGRTVRLGNKPVEVVGVACPEFNGLEERRIDFWVSLPLSGVFDLSRGTEPEELSVVGRLRPGMTREGAEAALAAYGRQVYPTWRYGKQPESATLQQSASIYQLNRDSIQVFLPVFAAFGLILLIACANVSNMMLARGLARQREIGIRIALGAGRARMLRQLLTEGLLLAVPAAVAAYWVAHGVIRAAFWLQVNVLHITNNRWQLTLWNSAPDWRVFVFLLGIASAATLVFGLVPALHTLRSRLVEVNRGEFADYRPARLRSALVVAQVTVCALLLISAGVTLRGERRIVSQDVGADMGGVFTIMPIRRVSDSDLISGSTVGRIMLERLTSLPEKEPVGVCRFAPGQKWSPRWKQPKFKSGTRIAGIPFNRVSPEYFNILRVPIRGRNFSTEEAETEAPVAIVSEAAAQRLWFRGDALGQLLDLSEQGESKPLGEPPFRFVRVVGVVRDSRFLLDTDGPDGRAQGVVYFPAGLRTQSYSMIIVRMTGDPNSGRRTLEKALNEVVRLPNGALNPVQTSLDRYLYPYRALLAIAGFLGALALALTVSGIFGVCSYTVAQRRKEFGIRMALGAGQARVTGMVLWQSLRLVAVGAGLGTVAALALARVTAHYGWYRAGITFSMTQLDVFDPAGYIAGALVVIAAAIASAWVPAKRAVSVEPVQTLRCD